A part of Gramella sp. MAR_2010_147 genomic DNA contains:
- a CDS encoding TAT-variant-translocated molybdopterin oxidoreductase has protein sequence MSSNKKYWKSVEELNENSSVVETLQQKEFAEEIPVEDFLGDKENLGDSKTSRRDFLKYVGFSTAAASLAACEGPVTKSIPYVVQPERIVPGIANYYASTIADGFDFASVLVKTREGRPIKIENNDLSKFKGGANARVHASVLSLYDTKRVKRPMIEGRNVSWEEFDREVESALDNVGGEIVLLTQTFASPSTSKLIQEFSSKYGNVRHVVYDTVSEDAALNAFQSKYGRRALPNYDFSKAETIVSVGADFLADWQGGGFDAAYAKTRIPENGNMSRHIQFESNMSLSGANADKRVPLKPSQQKAVLAALNGYVTGGSSTSDLPSGIDDAVVKAASQLRKAGSGAVVVCGIPDEEAQTWALEINEALRSAVMDTSNARMIRQGNASEVAQLVEDMNNGSVGALLIAGLNPAHTLPNRKEFIEGLKQVDTVVDFTTRTDETSKLSKYVAATPHYLESWGDIQFSEKSFSLMQPTIRPLFDTRQFQDTLLKWSDNNSSFYEYIKETWSAGLGDRNWSEVLHDGVFEASSPVAMPVSTNSGSSSVSFNMDDMEGEGFELTLYTNTAIGDGQQANNPWLQELPDPLSRASWDNYLTVSKADAEELGLENENVANGGLNGSYVNLSVGDTVVQNVPVYVMPGQAKGSVGLALGYGRKAGIQSEMQTGVNAYPLYKNFSSVQKVKIEKASGMHEFACVQLHNTLMGRGDIIKETSLEIFNTKDAHVWNHVPEVSLAHQETPVTSPEVDMWDSFDRSTGPHFNLSIDLNACTGCGACVIACHSENNVPVVGREEVRKSRDMHWLRIDRYFSSEDTFTNDLDKKENIGGLGSSLSEFGELEQPADNPQVVFQPVMCQHCNHAPCETVCPVAATSHGRQGQNQMIYNRCVGTRYCANNCPYKVRRFNWFNYAQNDEFDYHMNNDLGRMVLNPDVTVRSRGVMEKCSMCIQMTQKTILDAKREGRTIEDGEFQTACSAACDKGAMVFGDVNNEDSKVLEKKNDDRMYHLLEYVGTKPNVMYQTKVRNTTEA, from the coding sequence ATGTCATCAAACAAGAAATACTGGAAAAGTGTTGAAGAGCTAAATGAAAACAGCTCTGTTGTTGAGACGCTCCAACAAAAGGAATTTGCTGAGGAGATCCCGGTAGAGGACTTCCTTGGGGATAAAGAGAATCTTGGAGATTCTAAAACTTCAAGAAGAGATTTCCTTAAGTATGTTGGTTTCAGTACAGCAGCGGCATCACTGGCTGCCTGCGAGGGCCCTGTGACCAAATCTATTCCTTATGTGGTGCAACCGGAAAGAATTGTGCCTGGGATCGCGAATTACTACGCATCTACGATTGCTGATGGTTTCGACTTCGCAAGCGTTCTGGTAAAAACTCGTGAGGGTAGGCCAATTAAAATTGAAAATAATGATCTGTCGAAGTTTAAGGGAGGAGCAAATGCTCGTGTCCATGCATCGGTACTTTCATTGTATGATACAAAAAGGGTGAAACGCCCAATGATTGAAGGTAGAAATGTTTCCTGGGAAGAATTTGACCGTGAGGTTGAGTCTGCACTTGATAATGTAGGTGGGGAAATTGTTCTTCTAACGCAAACATTTGCGAGTCCTTCAACTTCAAAATTAATTCAGGAATTTTCTTCAAAGTATGGGAATGTACGTCATGTAGTGTACGATACCGTTTCTGAAGATGCTGCGTTGAATGCGTTCCAGTCTAAATACGGGCGACGTGCTTTACCAAATTATGATTTCTCGAAAGCGGAAACCATAGTAAGTGTGGGTGCAGATTTTCTTGCCGACTGGCAGGGAGGTGGTTTTGATGCTGCTTATGCGAAGACAAGAATTCCTGAGAATGGAAATATGTCCCGTCATATTCAGTTTGAGTCAAATATGTCTCTAAGTGGTGCAAACGCAGATAAGCGAGTTCCATTAAAGCCTTCTCAACAAAAAGCAGTTCTTGCTGCTTTGAATGGATATGTTACCGGAGGTTCATCTACGAGTGATCTTCCTTCGGGAATTGATGATGCTGTAGTAAAAGCCGCTAGTCAGCTTAGAAAAGCAGGTAGTGGGGCTGTAGTTGTTTGTGGTATTCCAGATGAAGAAGCTCAAACCTGGGCGTTGGAGATCAACGAAGCTCTGCGTAGCGCTGTGATGGATACTTCAAATGCAAGAATGATTCGTCAGGGTAATGCTTCTGAAGTGGCTCAGTTAGTAGAAGATATGAATAATGGTAGTGTTGGCGCTCTTTTGATCGCTGGTTTAAATCCTGCTCATACGCTTCCGAACAGAAAAGAATTTATTGAAGGTTTAAAACAGGTTGATACGGTAGTAGATTTCACAACCAGAACCGATGAGACTTCAAAATTAAGTAAATATGTAGCTGCTACTCCACATTACCTGGAGAGCTGGGGCGATATTCAGTTTTCTGAAAAATCTTTCAGCTTAATGCAGCCTACCATAAGACCATTATTTGATACAAGACAATTTCAGGATACTCTTTTGAAATGGTCTGATAATAATTCGTCTTTTTACGAATATATTAAAGAGACATGGTCTGCCGGATTAGGAGATAGAAACTGGAGCGAGGTGCTTCATGATGGAGTTTTTGAAGCTTCTTCTCCCGTTGCGATGCCGGTTTCAACAAATTCAGGCTCTTCTTCAGTATCGTTCAATATGGACGATATGGAAGGTGAAGGTTTTGAATTAACGCTTTATACAAATACTGCGATCGGTGACGGTCAGCAGGCAAATAATCCATGGTTACAGGAATTACCAGATCCTCTTTCGAGAGCAAGTTGGGATAACTATCTAACCGTTTCTAAAGCTGATGCTGAAGAACTTGGACTGGAGAATGAAAATGTTGCCAACGGTGGTCTTAACGGAAGTTATGTAAACCTTAGTGTTGGTGATACGGTAGTTCAAAACGTACCTGTATATGTAATGCCGGGTCAGGCAAAAGGATCTGTAGGTCTTGCGCTTGGTTACGGTAGAAAAGCTGGTATTCAGTCTGAAATGCAAACAGGAGTAAACGCGTATCCTTTATACAAGAACTTTAGTTCTGTTCAAAAAGTAAAGATCGAGAAGGCTTCAGGAATGCATGAATTTGCATGTGTCCAGCTTCATAATACCTTAATGGGTAGAGGTGATATTATAAAGGAAACCAGTCTTGAGATATTCAATACTAAAGATGCTCACGTTTGGAATCATGTTCCTGAAGTTTCCCTGGCTCACCAGGAAACCCCGGTAACTTCTCCTGAAGTTGATATGTGGGATAGCTTTGACAGGTCTACCGGTCCGCATTTTAACCTAAGTATAGACTTAAATGCCTGTACGGGTTGTGGTGCTTGTGTGATCGCATGTCATTCTGAAAATAACGTTCCTGTTGTTGGTAGGGAAGAGGTGAGAAAATCAAGAGATATGCACTGGTTACGTATTGACCGTTATTTCTCTTCTGAAGATACCTTCACGAACGATCTTGATAAAAAAGAAAATATTGGTGGCCTTGGAAGTTCGCTTTCTGAATTTGGAGAGCTTGAACAGCCGGCAGATAATCCACAGGTGGTATTTCAGCCTGTAATGTGCCAGCATTGTAACCATGCTCCATGTGAGACTGTATGTCCTGTTGCGGCAACTTCTCATGGAAGACAGGGTCAGAACCAAATGATCTATAACAGGTGTGTGGGTACAAGATATTGTGCAAACAACTGTCCTTATAAAGTACGTCGTTTCAACTGGTTTAATTATGCCCAGAACGACGAATTTGATTACCATATGAACAATGACCTTGGAAGAATGGTGCTTAACCCAGATGTGACTGTACGTTCCAGAGGGGTTATGGAGAAATGTTCTATGTGTATTCAAATGACACAAAAGACGATCCTTGATGCTAAACGCGAAGGTCGAACGATTGAAGATGGTGAATTCCAGACGGCATGTTCTGCTGCTTGTGATAAAGGAGCGATGGTCTTTGGAGATGTGAATAACGAGGACTCGAAAGTTCTTGAAAAGAAAAATGATGACAGGATGTATCATCTGCTTGAGTATGTAGGTACAAAACCAAACGTGATGTACCAGACGAAAGTTAGAAATACAACCGAAGCTTAA
- a CDS encoding c-type cytochrome, with the protein MKKVIFRHSTSRQLLLSVAFLFTFTLSGFAQAQTAQDTTAQAEAGQEATASDAAASSLGDAAAGKELFNSLCAACHKPYSNSIGPALNGVTDRHEMTWIYEWIKNSAALIASGDSEAQAVYEEWGQTAMPAFPQLTNADIDNILAYVEQPKPEPQAATGGAAGEAGAAGGSGGVSTNVILGILVFVLAILLLVLFLVNKTLRNFADASGIVIPEKPKRKPIHKAFVENQFLVLVSAIFVLLAVGYFAYGFLMQVGVDKGYQPIQPIHYSHRIHAGDNEIECKYCHSSAKTSKHSGIPSLNVCMNCHKSIAEVSPETATEDYSKEFYDKEIQKLYAAAGWDPASRTYSGEEKPVKWVRIHNLPDFAYFNHSQHVSVAGIECQKCHGPIEEMEIVYQDAPLTMGWCINCHRETNIRIEGNEYYEKIHEELSKKYGVEELTAAQMGGLECGKCHY; encoded by the coding sequence ATGAAAAAGGTGATTTTCCGCCATTCAACTTCGCGACAACTACTATTAAGCGTAGCATTTTTATTTACATTCACCCTTTCCGGCTTTGCTCAGGCTCAGACGGCGCAGGATACTACTGCACAGGCTGAAGCTGGTCAGGAGGCTACTGCTTCAGATGCTGCAGCTTCAAGTTTGGGGGATGCTGCCGCAGGAAAAGAATTGTTTAATTCTCTTTGTGCTGCATGTCATAAACCTTATTCAAACTCCATTGGTCCTGCCTTGAATGGCGTGACAGACAGGCATGAAATGACCTGGATCTATGAGTGGATTAAAAATTCAGCGGCATTGATCGCAAGTGGCGATTCTGAAGCACAAGCTGTTTATGAAGAGTGGGGTCAAACGGCGATGCCTGCATTTCCTCAGTTAACTAATGCTGATATTGATAATATTCTTGCTTACGTAGAGCAGCCAAAGCCGGAGCCACAAGCGGCTACTGGAGGTGCTGCTGGAGAAGCTGGAGCTGCCGGAGGATCTGGAGGAGTTTCTACAAATGTGATCCTTGGTATCCTGGTTTTTGTATTGGCTATATTATTATTGGTTTTGTTCCTGGTTAACAAAACACTTAGAAATTTTGCTGATGCTTCTGGGATCGTAATTCCGGAAAAGCCTAAAAGAAAGCCAATTCATAAAGCATTTGTTGAAAATCAGTTCCTGGTATTGGTGAGCGCGATATTTGTTCTTTTGGCAGTTGGTTATTTTGCTTACGGATTCTTGATGCAGGTTGGTGTAGATAAGGGCTATCAGCCAATTCAGCCAATTCATTATTCTCATAGAATTCATGCTGGTGATAATGAGATCGAGTGTAAATACTGTCACTCTTCTGCAAAAACATCTAAGCATTCAGGGATTCCTTCTCTAAATGTATGTATGAACTGTCATAAGTCGATTGCTGAAGTATCTCCTGAAACAGCTACAGAAGATTATTCAAAAGAATTTTACGATAAAGAAATTCAGAAGTTATATGCCGCCGCCGGATGGGATCCTGCTTCCAGAACTTATTCTGGAGAGGAGAAACCTGTAAAGTGGGTGCGTATTCATAATCTTCCGGATTTCGCATACTTTAACCACTCTCAGCACGTAAGTGTGGCGGGTATCGAATGTCAGAAATGTCACGGTCCTATAGAGGAGATGGAAATCGTATATCAGGATGCTCCTTTGACTATGGGGTGGTGTATTAACTGTCACCGTGAAACCAATATCAGGATCGAGGGTAATGAATATTACGAGAAGATCCATGAAGAGTTATCGAAAAAATATGGTGTAGAAGAGCTTACTGCTGCTCAGATGGGCGGATTGGAATGTGGTAAGTGTCACTATTAA
- a CDS encoding SPOR domain-containing protein: MRKPTSLFLLSFAVLLFISNQKMNAQEGNVSIQQNQKIEKLMEVKTELNKNNKIGDRYVIQLFYGDNGEANEVIQKYRNTYNYPSQITYEAPNYKVWVGNFRSRLEADRALLKVKENFPSAFIPKPQRR; the protein is encoded by the coding sequence ATGAGAAAACCAACATCCCTGTTTCTTTTATCTTTCGCTGTTCTTTTATTCATTTCCAATCAAAAAATGAATGCTCAGGAAGGCAATGTTTCTATTCAACAAAACCAAAAGATAGAAAAACTAATGGAAGTCAAAACCGAACTGAATAAAAATAACAAGATCGGTGATCGTTATGTTATTCAGTTATTCTATGGTGACAATGGGGAAGCAAACGAGGTGATCCAGAAATACAGGAATACCTATAATTACCCTTCACAAATTACTTATGAAGCACCTAATTACAAAGTATGGGTCGGGAATTTCAGAAGCAGACTAGAGGCTGATCGAGCGCTTTTGAAAGTAAAGGAAAACTTTCCTTCCGCCTTTATCCCAAAACCCCAACGCCGATAA
- the infB gene encoding translation initiation factor IF-2 has product MAEAKTTRLNKVLREFNISLDRAVEYLTSKGYEIDARPTTKISGEIYEVLSDEFQTDKSKKVASKEVGEERKKEKEELRKEIEEKRKADEEKKEKQEEAVSSRAKLEGPKTVGKIDLDKKPGEKPKEEKVEAPKEEAKETPAEEPVKEAEETKQPEKPAAKAEEKEEKPKEEEKAEPKKEEAKPQEAKKEESKPEEPAEAGESEEKESDRIETKYTKLNGPNFTGKKIDLSQFKKPVKKKEEKKDDKKDDKDKRKKRRRRISKDVKGGGGNNQRGGAKKGGRTRSKPITKEEPTEEEVQKQVRETLEKLQGKSSKGKGAKYRREKRDQHRQRSEQDLAQQESDEKILKVTEFVTVSEVATMMDVSVTQVISACMSLGMMVTMNQRLDAETLSIVAEEFGYEVEFTTADVEETVEEVEENPEDLETRAPIVTVMGHVDHGKTSLLDYVRKENVIAGESGGITQHIGAYGVKLEGGQKIAFLDTPGHEAFTAMRARGAQVTDIAIIVIAADDDVMPQTKEAISHAQAAGVPIIFAINKSDLPTANPEKIKEKLASMDLLVEDWGGKIQSHDISAKTGAGVKELLEKVLLEAEILELQANPKKLAKGTVVEAFLDKGRGYIATILVQAGTLKVGDYVLAGRHSGKVKAMHDERGHEVKEAGPSTPVSILGLDGAPQAGDTFKVMEDEREAKDIAARRTQLQREQNVRTQRHITLDEIGRRIALGDFKELNIILKGDVDGSVEALTDSFQKLSTEEIQVNIIHKGVGAITESDVLLASASDAVIIGFNVRPAGNARQVADKEEIDIRTYSIIYDAINDLKDAMEGMLSPELKEEITGTAEIRETFKISKIGTIAGCMVTSGTIYRSAGVRLIRDGVVVYTGELSSLKRFKDDVREVKKGYDCGMQVKNYNDIREGDVIEAFREVEVKKTLKSK; this is encoded by the coding sequence ATGGCAGAAGCGAAAACAACGCGATTAAATAAAGTTCTACGTGAGTTCAATATCTCGTTAGACAGGGCTGTGGAATATCTTACTTCCAAAGGCTATGAGATAGATGCACGTCCAACGACCAAGATCTCGGGAGAAATCTACGAGGTGCTTTCTGATGAATTCCAAACCGACAAGAGTAAAAAGGTTGCTTCTAAAGAAGTTGGAGAGGAGAGAAAGAAGGAAAAGGAAGAACTTCGCAAGGAGATCGAAGAAAAGCGTAAGGCAGACGAGGAGAAGAAAGAGAAGCAGGAAGAAGCTGTGTCGTCTAGAGCCAAGCTTGAAGGTCCAAAAACTGTCGGGAAGATAGATCTGGATAAAAAGCCAGGCGAAAAACCGAAAGAAGAAAAAGTCGAGGCCCCTAAAGAGGAAGCAAAAGAAACTCCAGCTGAAGAACCTGTCAAAGAAGCTGAAGAAACTAAGCAACCTGAAAAGCCTGCTGCGAAAGCAGAAGAAAAGGAAGAAAAGCCGAAAGAGGAAGAAAAAGCTGAGCCTAAGAAGGAAGAAGCTAAGCCTCAGGAAGCTAAAAAAGAAGAATCTAAACCTGAAGAACCTGCCGAAGCCGGCGAGTCTGAAGAAAAGGAGTCTGATAGGATAGAGACTAAGTATACCAAACTTAATGGTCCTAATTTCACCGGTAAAAAGATAGATCTTTCTCAATTCAAGAAACCTGTTAAGAAGAAGGAGGAGAAGAAAGACGATAAGAAAGATGATAAAGATAAGCGCAAGAAACGTCGCCGTCGCATCAGTAAAGATGTAAAAGGTGGAGGTGGAAACAACCAGCGCGGTGGAGCCAAGAAAGGTGGAAGAACCAGAAGTAAACCTATTACTAAAGAAGAGCCTACCGAGGAAGAAGTACAGAAGCAGGTGCGTGAAACACTTGAAAAACTTCAGGGTAAATCTTCTAAAGGTAAGGGAGCAAAATATAGAAGAGAGAAAAGAGATCAGCACCGTCAAAGATCTGAGCAGGATCTTGCGCAGCAGGAATCTGACGAAAAGATCTTAAAAGTAACAGAATTTGTTACTGTGAGTGAGGTTGCAACTATGATGGATGTTTCTGTAACTCAGGTGATTTCTGCATGTATGTCTCTTGGGATGATGGTTACGATGAACCAGCGTCTGGATGCTGAAACTCTTAGTATTGTTGCTGAAGAATTTGGTTATGAGGTTGAGTTTACAACCGCCGATGTTGAAGAGACTGTTGAAGAAGTAGAAGAGAATCCGGAAGATCTTGAAACAAGAGCTCCAATTGTAACGGTAATGGGTCACGTAGACCACGGTAAAACATCTTTACTAGATTATGTTCGTAAAGAGAATGTGATTGCCGGGGAAAGTGGTGGAATTACTCAGCATATTGGTGCTTACGGAGTAAAGCTTGAAGGCGGACAAAAAATAGCTTTCCTTGATACACCGGGTCACGAAGCCTTTACGGCGATGCGTGCTCGTGGTGCACAGGTTACTGATATCGCGATTATTGTGATCGCGGCAGATGATGATGTGATGCCTCAAACAAAAGAGGCGATTTCTCACGCCCAGGCGGCAGGAGTGCCGATCATCTTTGCAATTAACAAATCTGATTTGCCAACGGCAAATCCGGAAAAAATTAAGGAAAAACTAGCTTCCATGGATCTTCTTGTTGAAGATTGGGGTGGTAAGATTCAGTCACACGATATTTCTGCAAAAACAGGAGCTGGTGTAAAAGAATTGCTTGAAAAAGTGCTTCTTGAAGCGGAGATCCTGGAATTGCAGGCAAATCCTAAAAAACTTGCTAAGGGTACAGTTGTAGAAGCCTTCCTTGATAAAGGTCGTGGTTATATTGCAACCATACTAGTGCAGGCAGGTACGCTTAAGGTAGGAGATTATGTGCTGGCCGGTAGACATAGTGGTAAGGTAAAGGCTATGCACGATGAGCGCGGTCATGAGGTGAAAGAGGCAGGCCCTTCAACACCGGTTTCAATTCTTGGTCTTGATGGTGCGCCACAGGCCGGGGATACTTTCAAGGTGATGGAAGATGAACGTGAAGCTAAAGATATTGCTGCAAGACGTACTCAATTACAACGTGAGCAGAATGTTAGAACTCAGCGTCACATAACGCTTGATGAGATTGGTAGACGTATCGCTCTTGGAGACTTTAAAGAATTGAATATTATCCTGAAAGGTGATGTGGATGGTTCTGTGGAAGCACTAACAGATAGTTTCCAGAAGCTTTCTACGGAAGAGATTCAGGTAAATATCATACATAAAGGAGTAGGTGCAATTACTGAAAGTGATGTGTTGCTTGCTTCAGCATCTGACGCAGTAATCATTGGATTTAACGTTCGTCCTGCCGGAAATGCAAGACAGGTTGCCGATAAGGAAGAAATCGACATCAGAACATATTCTATTATCTATGATGCGATCAACGATCTGAAAGATGCGATGGAAGGTATGCTTTCTCCTGAATTAAAAGAGGAGATTACAGGTACTGCTGAAATTAGAGAAACTTTCAAGATCTCTAAAATCGGAACTATTGCCGGATGTATGGTAACTTCAGGAACAATTTATAGAAGTGCCGGTGTGCGCCTTATTAGAGATGGTGTGGTTGTTTACACGGGTGAGCTTTCTTCATTGAAACGTTTCAAAGACGATGTTAGAGAAGTGAAGAAAGGTTACGACTGCGGTATGCAGGTTAAGAATTATAATGATATTAGAGAGGGAGACGTAATTGAAGCCTTTAGAGAGGTGGAGGTTAAGAAAACCTTGAAGTCTAAATAG
- the nusA gene encoding transcription termination factor NusA yields the protein MENIALIESFSEFKDDKLIDRVTLMAILEDVFRNALKKKYGEDDNFDIIVNPDKGDLEIWRNRIVVADGEVEDSNREISLAQARKIEPDFEVGEDVSEEVKLVDLGRRAILALRQNLISKIHEHDNTNIYKQFKDLEGEIYTAEVHHIRHRAIILLDDEGNEIVLPKDRQIPSDFFRKGENVRGIIESVELKGNKPTIIMSRTAPGFLEKLFEQEIPEVFDGLITIKKVVRVPGEKAKVAVDSYDDRIDPVGACVGMKGSRIHSIVRELGNENIDVINFTNNEQLFITRALSPAKITSIKMDEEAKTAEVMLKPEEVSKAIGRGGHNIRLAGQLTGYEIDVYREGVEEDVELKEFTDEIEDWVIAEFSKIGLDTAKAVLEQDVNDLVRRTDLEEETIKDVMAVLRSEFEE from the coding sequence ATGGAAAATATCGCGTTGATTGAGTCATTCTCAGAGTTTAAAGACGATAAACTTATAGATCGTGTTACGCTGATGGCGATCCTGGAGGATGTTTTTAGAAATGCTTTAAAGAAAAAGTATGGAGAAGACGATAATTTTGATATTATTGTAAACCCTGATAAAGGGGATCTTGAGATTTGGAGAAACCGAATCGTAGTGGCAGATGGAGAGGTAGAAGATTCAAACAGGGAGATTTCTTTAGCTCAGGCAAGAAAAATTGAGCCCGATTTTGAAGTTGGGGAAGATGTTTCTGAAGAAGTGAAGCTGGTAGATCTTGGTAGAAGAGCGATTTTAGCGCTACGTCAAAACCTGATCTCTAAGATTCATGAGCATGATAATACAAATATTTACAAGCAGTTTAAAGATCTTGAAGGAGAAATTTATACTGCTGAAGTTCATCATATAAGGCACAGGGCAATTATTCTTCTCGATGATGAAGGGAATGAGATTGTGCTTCCAAAAGATCGCCAGATTCCTTCAGATTTCTTCCGTAAAGGAGAAAATGTTAGAGGGATTATTGAGAGCGTCGAGTTAAAAGGTAATAAGCCTACGATCATTATGTCCAGAACCGCTCCCGGTTTCCTTGAGAAATTATTCGAACAGGAAATCCCGGAAGTGTTTGATGGTTTAATTACGATCAAAAAAGTGGTTCGTGTTCCTGGTGAGAAAGCAAAAGTAGCGGTAGATTCTTATGATGATAGAATAGACCCTGTTGGAGCTTGTGTGGGGATGAAAGGTTCCAGAATACACAGTATTGTACGTGAACTGGGGAATGAGAATATAGATGTGATCAATTTCACCAATAATGAACAGTTATTTATTACAAGGGCCTTAAGTCCTGCAAAAATAACTTCCATTAAAATGGACGAAGAAGCGAAAACAGCGGAGGTTATGCTGAAGCCGGAAGAAGTTTCTAAGGCAATTGGTCGAGGAGGGCACAATATTAGATTGGCAGGTCAGTTGACGGGTTATGAAATAGATGTGTATCGTGAAGGAGTAGAGGAAGATGTTGAGTTAAAAGAGTTTACAGATGAAATAGAAGACTGGGTGATTGCTGAGTTTTCTAAAATAGGTCTGGATACTGCAAAGGCTGTATTAGAGCAGGATGTTAATGATCTTGTTCGTCGTACAGATCTTGAAGAGGAAACCATTAAAGATGTGATGGCTGTTCTTCGTTCAGAATTTGAAGAATAA
- the rimP gene encoding ribosome assembly cofactor RimP, giving the protein MLKEKVEKLAEKVFEENNSLFLISLEVNSANHIKIVLDGDEGVSVNDCILVSRGIEHNLDREEEDFSLEVTSAGVSEPLSMPRQYKKNIGRRLKVRTENEKFEADLVSADDSEIKLSWKAREPKPVGKGKVTVQKEAVVPYTDIVEAKVKITF; this is encoded by the coding sequence ATGCTGAAGGAGAAGGTAGAAAAGTTAGCAGAGAAGGTATTCGAAGAAAATAATTCATTATTTTTAATAAGCCTTGAGGTAAACTCCGCCAACCATATTAAGATAGTGTTGGACGGTGATGAAGGTGTTTCCGTAAACGACTGTATCCTGGTGAGCCGTGGGATTGAGCATAACCTGGACAGGGAAGAGGAAGATTTTTCTCTTGAAGTTACTTCGGCAGGAGTCTCTGAGCCTCTTTCAATGCCAAGACAATACAAGAAAAATATTGGTCGCAGGTTAAAGGTGAGGACGGAGAATGAAAAATTCGAAGCCGATCTTGTATCTGCAGATGATAGTGAAATAAAGCTTTCATGGAAAGCAAGAGAGCCCAAGCCAGTTGGTAAAGGGAAAGTGACAGTACAGAAAGAGGCGGTAGTGCCTTATACTGATATTGTGGAAGCAAAAGTTAAAATAACATTTTAA
- a CDS encoding universal stress protein codes for MRNILVPTDFSDQAEKALKVAAQLARKFDGEIYLLHMLELPLQLIDPIGGGGQNIPEAIFFMKLAHQRFAKIMKEPYLKGIKVHETVEFHRAFDGIMEIGKEKECDLIVMGSHGASGFQEMFIGSNTEKVVRHSEIPVLVIKNEISDFDIKNFVLATDANNDHKHVLTKAVKFANTINADLHLLYVNTPNDFITSEEANARMMEFAGDSNHKKYTIHIYNDISVEKGILNFAQKIDAGLLGIGTHGRKGIAHFFNGSISEDLVNHAKRPVVTFKI; via the coding sequence ATGAGAAATATCCTTGTTCCCACAGACTTTAGCGACCAGGCTGAGAAGGCTCTGAAAGTTGCTGCACAGCTAGCCCGAAAATTCGATGGCGAGATCTATTTGTTGCATATGCTAGAGCTTCCCCTTCAGCTAATAGATCCCATTGGTGGCGGAGGTCAAAATATTCCTGAAGCCATTTTTTTTATGAAACTCGCCCACCAGAGGTTTGCGAAAATTATGAAAGAACCTTACCTGAAAGGTATTAAAGTTCATGAAACCGTAGAATTTCATCGAGCGTTTGATGGTATTATGGAAATTGGAAAAGAAAAGGAATGCGACCTGATCGTAATGGGTTCGCATGGAGCAAGTGGGTTTCAGGAAATGTTTATAGGCTCCAATACAGAAAAAGTGGTTAGACATTCAGAAATTCCAGTGTTAGTGATCAAGAATGAAATCTCTGATTTTGATATTAAAAATTTTGTACTGGCAACCGATGCCAATAATGATCACAAACATGTTCTAACAAAAGCTGTAAAATTTGCTAATACAATTAATGCAGATCTTCATTTGCTCTATGTAAACACCCCTAACGATTTTATAACAAGTGAGGAAGCCAATGCAAGAATGATGGAGTTCGCCGGTGATTCAAATCACAAAAAATACACTATTCACATATATAACGACATAAGTGTTGAAAAGGGCATCCTTAATTTTGCGCAGAAGATAGATGCCGGACTTTTAGGCATAGGCACACATGGCAGAAAGGGAATCGCACACTTCTTTAATGGCAGTATAAGTGAAGATCTTGTAAACCATGCTAAGCGACCTGTGGTCACTTTTAAAATTTAA
- a CDS encoding metallophosphatase domain-containing protein, with amino-acid sequence MRLVCLSDTHNFHHDIAIPDGDILIHAGDCTDGGTRNETENFLRWFSLQSHKHKILIPGNHDFYFEKPEQLRNVPENINLLIDRGVKIHGFQFWGSPVTPGMENWAFNRERGAPIRHHWNLIPENTDILITHTPPYGTLDEISSGIKLGCEELNKIVKFIKPEYHCFGHIHHAAGSTKQSSTQYFNLSILDERHRIMHSPRIIDI; translated from the coding sequence ATGAGGCTTGTTTGCCTTTCAGACACACATAATTTTCATCATGATATCGCAATTCCAGACGGAGATATTTTAATTCATGCCGGCGATTGCACCGATGGAGGAACCAGAAATGAAACCGAAAATTTTTTAAGATGGTTTTCCCTGCAATCTCATAAACATAAAATTCTAATTCCCGGAAATCATGACTTCTATTTTGAAAAGCCCGAGCAGCTGCGTAATGTTCCAGAAAATATAAACTTACTTATTGATCGTGGCGTAAAAATTCACGGATTTCAATTTTGGGGATCTCCCGTTACTCCAGGTATGGAAAACTGGGCTTTTAACAGAGAAAGAGGTGCCCCAATTAGACATCACTGGAATCTCATCCCTGAAAATACTGATATCCTTATCACCCATACACCACCATACGGAACCTTGGATGAAATTAGTAGTGGTATAAAATTAGGCTGTGAAGAATTAAATAAAATAGTGAAATTTATTAAACCTGAATATCATTGCTTTGGTCATATTCATCATGCTGCGGGCTCTACCAAACAGTCATCTACCCAATACTTCAACCTATCTATTTTAGATGAACGTCATCGCATTATGCATTCACCCCGTATAATTGACATTTAA